ATCATGCGCGGAACCACTACAGCCATGAGCAAACCAAGGATCACGATTACGACCATCAATTCGATGAGCGTGAATCCTTCCCGGTTCGTGAGCCGCTTTGCGGAGGTGTTTGTCGCGCCGTTCATGATTTCATCTCCTTTGCCGGGCCGCCACTAAACGCCCGAACTCATTTCGAAAATAGGCAACAGGATGGACATGACCAAAGTTCCTACCAAGGCGCCCATCACCAATATCATCATCGGTTCTAACAGGCTGACGATGCCGTTGACCGTCAGTTCGATGTCTTCGTCGTAGGTATCCGCGACCTGCGTCAACATGCTCTCCAACTCGCCGCTTCGCTGGCCCAGTTCGATCATGTGAATCAACATGGGCGGGAAGTAACCCGTCTCTTGCAGTGGCGTGGCGAGATCGCGGCCCCGGCGGACGCTGCTTTTGACGTCGTCCATCAGTCCCTCGATGACGCGATTCTGCACGACCGTCTTCACGACATCGAGCGCGGTCATCATGGTAAGCCCGCTTTGCAGCATTGTGCCCAGCGTGCGCGCGAAGCGCGCGCTGGTCATCTTCACGTAGAGCGGACCAAGCAGAGGCAAGCGAAGTTTCAGCTTGTCCCATTTGAGACGGCCATCCGGGCGCGATACCCACATGCGCCAGAGCACGTACGAGCCGATCGCGGCGGCAATAATCAGTATCCACCAGTCCTTGATGAAGTAACAGGTGCCCATCATCACTTTGGTGATGGTGGGTAGTTCCCGATCCTGTTTCTCAAAGATTTGAACAATCTTGGGGACAATGAAGGCCATTAGAAAGGTCACGACGCCAAAACCGACGAAGGCCATCAGCACGGGATACGCGAGCATGGATGTTATCTTGTGCTTCATGCGGACGTTGCGCTCGGTAATGTCGGCCAAGCGCGCCAGCACGCTTTCGAGCGCGCCGCTCGATTCGCCGGCGCGAATCATGTTCACGAAAAGCTCCGAGAACACCTTCTGATGCGACGCCATCGCGTCGGCAAGCGAAACGCCTTCGTTGACGCGGTCGCGAACGTCGAAAATGATCTTGCGCAGGCGCGGGCTGCTGGTTTGCGCGATGAGCGCCGTGAGCGCTTCGACCAGCGGCATGCCCGCCTTGAGCAGCACGGCAAGTTGGCGGGTCATCAGCGCGAGATCGCGTTGGCTGATGCGGGACAACCCCGCGCCGCGCTCTTCGCGGCCCGTCGCGCTCTTCTCGAACGTGGCCTCGATGCGTGTCGGATGCAGTTCCTGTTCGCGCAATTTGCGGCGCGCGGCGGCAGGCGTGTCCGCGTCGATGGTTCCACGCACCGTCTTGCCGGTCTTTGCCAGAGCTTGGTATTCGAAAACAGCCATGAGACTAGTCCGTCACCTCGAGAAGGATGTCATCACGCGTAACGCGCAAGACCTCCTCGATGGTTGACACACCCTGGAAAACCTTGGCCGCGCCGTCTTCGCGAAGCGTGCGCATGCCTTCCTTTTTGGCTTCGCGCTTGATGACGTTCGAGTCGGCTCCGCGCACGGTGAGGTCTTGGATTTGCGGTGTCATCACCAGGAGTTCAAAGATTCCCGTTCGTCCGTAGTAGCCGCGGCCTTGGCACTTCTCGCAGCCCTTACCCCGGTAGGCCACGCGGCCCTTTGCGGTATCGCGCGGGATGCCGAGCTCAAGGAGGCTCTCCAGTTCGGGTTCGTACGGCTCTTTGCAGTGTTTGCAGATATTGCGCACCAGGCGCTGCGCCATGATCGCAATGGTGGACGAACTGACCAGGAACGGTTCGATGCCCATGTTCACAAGACGCGTGACGGCGCCGGCGCTGTCGTTCGTGTGCAGCGTGGAGAACACCAAGTGACCTGTCAACGAAGCCTGAATCGCCATGTCGGCCGTTTCGAGGTCGCGGATTTCTCCGATAAGTATGACGTCAGGGTCTTGGCGCAGGATGCTGCGCAGTCCGGCGGCAAAGGTCAGGCCAATCTTCGGACGTACTTGAATCTGACCAATACCGGCCATCTGATATTCAATAGGGTCTTCGACGGTGATGATGTTCTTGTCGGAAGAATTCACGCGCTGAATGGCTGCGTACAGCGTGGTGGACTTTCCGGAACCGGTGGGTCCCGTGACAAGCAGGATACCGTGCGAACTTTGAATCAACTTGTCGAACAGGCCGTAGTCGTGCGGATCCATACCGAGTTGTTCGAGACTGAACAGGAAGTTTCCCTTTTCCAGGATACGCATCACAACGCGTTCGCCGTAGGCAACGGGGATCACGGACACACGGATATCGATTTCTTTGCCGCTCAGACGAATCTTGATGCGTCCGTCTTGCGGGAGGCGGTGTTCGGCGATGTTGAGATTCGCCATGATCTTGATGCGCGATGTAATGGCCGCCTGCTGCGACTTGGGCACCGTTAGCTTCTCGTAGAGCACACCGTCGATGCGGTACCTGACGCGCACGTCGCGTTCAAATGGCTCTACGTGGATATCCGAAGCGCGTTCTTTCACGGCGCCGGAAATCAACAGATTGATGAGCTTGATGACGGGCGCTTCGTTGGCCAGATCGAGCAGGTCGCGTTCGGAATCGAGCGCATCCAACGTCGCGACCTCGCCTTCGTCTTCGTTTCCCGATAGGACGATGGTATCGATCATGTCGCGCGCATTCTCGCCCTGCTGATCGAAGTAGCCGTCAATTACCGCTTGGATCTCTTCGTCGCGGCACAACACGGGAAGCACGGGGCCGCCTAGTAGCAGCCGCAGATCGTCGAGCGGCAACAGGTTCACGGGGTCGTTCAGTGCGACGTAGAAAGCCGTGCCGTTCTTTCGGAAGGGCACCATGCGGTATTCACGAATGAAGTTGATGGGGGCCTTGGTCGAGAGCGAACTATCGAGCTGACCCTTGATATCGCGCTCGAAGGGAATGGCAAATTGCC
This DNA window, taken from Candidatus Hydrogenedentota bacterium, encodes the following:
- the gspE gene encoding type II secretion system ATPase GspE, whose amino-acid sequence is MLGEILLELGHVHQEQVAEALELQKIRPKRIGEILMDLGYVEEDHVLEALSRQFAIPFERDIKGQLDSSLSTKAPINFIREYRMVPFRKNGTAFYVALNDPVNLLPLDDLRLLLGGPVLPVLCRDEEIQAVIDGYFDQQGENARDMIDTIVLSGNEDEGEVATLDALDSERDLLDLANEAPVIKLINLLISGAVKERASDIHVEPFERDVRVRYRIDGVLYEKLTVPKSQQAAITSRIKIMANLNIAEHRLPQDGRIKIRLSGKEIDIRVSVIPVAYGERVVMRILEKGNFLFSLEQLGMDPHDYGLFDKLIQSSHGILLVTGPTGSGKSTTLYAAIQRVNSSDKNIITVEDPIEYQMAGIGQIQVRPKIGLTFAAGLRSILRQDPDVILIGEIRDLETADMAIQASLTGHLVFSTLHTNDSAGAVTRLVNMGIEPFLVSSSTIAIMAQRLVRNICKHCKEPYEPELESLLELGIPRDTAKGRVAYRGKGCEKCQGRGYYGRTGIFELLVMTPQIQDLTVRGADSNVIKREAKKEGMRTLREDGAAKVFQGVSTIEEVLRVTRDDILLEVTD
- the gspF gene encoding type II secretion system inner membrane protein GspF codes for the protein MAVFEYQALAKTGKTVRGTIDADTPAAARRKLREQELHPTRIEATFEKSATGREERGAGLSRISQRDLALMTRQLAVLLKAGMPLVEALTALIAQTSSPRLRKIIFDVRDRVNEGVSLADAMASHQKVFSELFVNMIRAGESSGALESVLARLADITERNVRMKHKITSMLAYPVLMAFVGFGVVTFLMAFIVPKIVQIFEKQDRELPTITKVMMGTCYFIKDWWILIIAAAIGSYVLWRMWVSRPDGRLKWDKLKLRLPLLGPLYVKMTSARFARTLGTMLQSGLTMMTALDVVKTVVQNRVIEGLMDDVKSSVRRGRDLATPLQETGYFPPMLIHMIELGQRSGELESMLTQVADTYDEDIELTVNGIVSLLEPMMILVMGALVGTLVMSILLPIFEMSSGV